The Cyanobacterium aponinum PCC 10605 genome has a window encoding:
- a CDS encoding MmcB family DNA repair protein: MLDIDKLEKAEHQIEQLLITPESSWREVAKIAIVVRQKELFKQSGQTSFTAWVHHIAKKCDRQPSLIWRYIKAGKYYLYTVGSKEIEEIDHAVASPEALENLEKVERNAPAPVYEKLKQQVLEGNITVKETRAIEQQYRPLNAKTNRGRPTKGNEGKYEHLGLIGEKTIDNETKQISTQQIAPSIVRSLKINLVDWTKKCSQMRYPPKHYQDHTEVRINFEGKRLRIDFMTVIRWSYKRPKDVFIVEIKSSQQDFISDHKWHKYLNFCHYFCFAIPSQNLSLIKMIEETTNSEVGILLIDLMAEVNEHLSYPVEIYRYPKKLTPSSVSFIYETLYERVLNWSGSDEQDICINDENDTDS, from the coding sequence ATGCTTGATATTGATAAACTAGAAAAAGCTGAACATCAGATAGAACAACTGTTAATTACCCCTGAATCCAGTTGGCGAGAAGTTGCTAAAATAGCTATTGTCGTTCGACAAAAGGAATTATTTAAACAGTCTGGACAAACATCTTTTACCGCATGGGTTCACCATATTGCCAAGAAATGTGATCGTCAACCCTCCTTAATTTGGAGATATATTAAAGCGGGGAAATACTATCTTTACACTGTAGGAAGTAAGGAAATTGAGGAAATTGATCATGCGGTAGCATCCCCCGAAGCTCTGGAAAATTTAGAGAAAGTAGAACGAAATGCACCAGCTCCTGTCTATGAGAAACTCAAACAACAAGTTTTAGAAGGTAATATCACTGTTAAAGAAACAAGGGCGATTGAACAACAGTACAGACCTCTCAATGCTAAAACTAATAGGGGAAGACCGACAAAAGGAAACGAAGGCAAATATGAACATTTAGGATTAATCGGCGAAAAAACCATTGATAATGAGACAAAGCAAATATCAACACAACAAATAGCCCCTAGTATCGTTCGCTCTTTAAAAATAAATCTAGTTGACTGGACTAAAAAATGTAGTCAAATGCGTTATCCCCCAAAACATTATCAAGACCATACAGAAGTAAGAATAAACTTTGAGGGGAAAAGATTAAGGATAGATTTTATGACGGTAATCCGATGGAGTTATAAGCGTCCGAAAGATGTTTTTATTGTTGAAATAAAGTCTAGTCAGCAAGATTTTATTTCAGATCATAAATGGCATAAATATCTTAATTTCTGTCACTACTTCTGTTTTGCCATTCCATCTCAGAATCTGAGTTTGATCAAAATGATAGAAGAAACAACAAATAGCGAAGTGGGCATATTACTGATTGATTTGATGGCAGAAGTTAATGAACACCTCAGCTATCCTGTCGAAATATATCGTTATCCAAAAAAACTAACCCCATCATCAGTCAGTTTCATTTATGAGACTTTATATGAAAGAGTATTGAATTGGTCTGGCTCTGATGAACAAGATATTTGCATAAACGACGAAAATGACACTGATAGTTAA
- a CDS encoding 3'-5' exonuclease: MITRKYTLLLFDIKDSNSVKSKRQLTKKQKLGLEKGRIKREIKQFLNHEYDRILDYNRAVKWANKWRNDKFLILDTETTGLENTEIIEIAVINQDKQILINTLVKPACFIPYEVIKIHSITNEMVADAPCFTNIYDRLKEILSNQNVLIYNTSFDHPIINSECRRNELPRINFNSHCLMEMYAIFMGEYSGYYDDYKWQPLNGGHRALDDCLRAFEVLEEMADSTIDIVEYLYDIFSDSILTKEEICHCYQE, from the coding sequence TTGATAACGAGAAAATATACTTTATTATTATTTGATATTAAAGATTCTAATTCTGTTAAGTCGAAAAGGCAGTTAACGAAGAAACAGAAATTAGGACTAGAGAAAGGCAGGATAAAACGAGAAATTAAGCAATTCCTTAATCATGAGTACGATCGAATATTAGACTATAATAGAGCCGTAAAGTGGGCGAATAAATGGCGAAATGATAAATTCCTTATCCTTGACACGGAAACAACGGGGTTGGAAAATACTGAAATAATTGAAATTGCCGTTATTAACCAAGATAAACAAATATTGATTAATACTCTAGTAAAACCTGCCTGTTTTATTCCTTATGAAGTAATCAAAATACACAGCATTACCAATGAAATGGTAGCTGATGCTCCTTGTTTTACTAATATTTATGACCGATTAAAGGAAATTCTGAGTAACCAAAATGTGTTAATTTACAACACCAGTTTTGACCATCCGATTATAAATAGTGAGTGTAGGAGAAATGAATTACCAAGAATTAACTTTAATTCCCATTGTTTGATGGAAATGTACGCTATATTTATGGGGGAATATTCTGGTTACTACGATGATTATAAATGGCAACCTCTTAATGGCGGTCATAGGGCATTAGATGATTGTCTGAGAGCTTTTGAAGTATTAGAAGAAATGGCTGATTCTACTATCGATATTGTTGAATATCTTTATGATATTTTTTCTGATTCAATATTAACCAAAGAAGAAATCTGTCACTGTTACCAAGAATGA